CCTTGCCGAACAGACCCAAGTGATATCCCAAATTGCTTAGAGGATCGCCCCAAATTGCTTCGGCATCTTTGAAGTACTTGCCATTGGAATTGTAATTCAGGCCACCTTTGATTCCAAATCCGGAACCGGTTTGTGCATTGGCCAATTGGACCACCATCATGAAGGCCAATAGGAGCAAAGTTGATCGAAGAACAGTTTTCATTTGTGATTGATTTAAAATAGTTGGATTATATCTTTAATTGTCAAAATCGAGGGAAACAAAATTCGATTTAATCAAACACCATCCTTTAAAATTCGGTTTAATAGGGTGTATTTTCAAGTTACAAATACAACATTACTCCAAACACAAATTTTATCCCAGCCTCTCCATGCTGGTATTATCCAAAATTGTGCCCAATTTAAATGAAAGGTTGAAAAGCAAGTAAAAACAACATGAAATCATTAAGCAAAATCTTCTTCTCGGTAATCTTAGCCCTATTTAGTTTGGTACCTGGCAGCTGTACCAAAGCAGAAAACAAAAAAGAGGAGCAGACCAAAATCACATCTCCAGAGGAATATCCCGGAAAAAAGGCCTTTGCAACTTTTGCCGGGGGTTGCTTTTGGTGTATTGAAGCCCCTTTTGAAAATGTGGATGGGGTAATTGCCGTGATATCGGGTTATGCCGGTGGAAAGGAAAAAAACCCAACTTATGAACAGGTATCCAGCGGAAAAACCAGTCATAGGGAGGCTGTTCAGATTACTTTCGATCCGGATATCATCTCCTACAGTGAGCTTTTGGATATTTTCTGGCAACAATTTGACCCAACCGATGAGGGCGGCTCTTTCTATGACCGGGGATTCCAATACAGCTCGGCCATTTTTTATCATGACAATAGCCAAAGGGATGTGGCAAAGGCATCCATACAAAAACTCGAGGAAGCTAAAATTTTCCAAAAACCTATTGTAACTCCCCTTATCAAATTCAGCAATTTCTATCCTGCAGAGGATTACCATCAGGATTATTATAAAAAGAACCCAAGTGAATACTATGCTTATCGTAAAGGTTCTGGAAGAGATGCATTTATTGCAAAACATTGGCCGGTAAAGTTGGAGGAAAAGTACAAAAAACCCTCAGATGCAGAATTGAAAAAGCGATTGACCAAGTTGCAATATGATGTCACCATGCACGAGGCAACGGAAAGGGCCTTCCAAAATGAATACAATGGAAATAAAGAAGAAGGTATTTATGTATGCATTGTATCAGGTGCTCCGCTTTTTTCTTCCAAAGACAAATATGAGTCCTATTCAGGATGGCCAAGTTTCACAAAACCAATTGATGCACGATTGCTTGAGAAACCCACTGATGTATCCTTTGGAATGACCAGAGTGGAAGTAAGAAGCAAACTGGGCAATTCGCATTTAGGGCATGTTTTCAATGATGGGCCCCAACCTACCAATCTGCGTTACTGCATGAATTCGGCAGCCATGCGATTTATCCCCAAAAAAGATATGGAAAAAGAGGGATATGGGGCCTGGATGTGGATATTGAATTAAACGCCATTGCACTAAAGCCGATCTGGGTTTTCAAAATAGCTGTTAGGAATTTTCAATTCCGAACCTTGATATTGGAACCGCTGTTCGGGATTTAAAATCCCTAACTTTGATTTTGAGGATTTGAAATCCGCAATTAGCGCTTTTCGAAATTTGTAATTTCGAAAAGCATTGGTCAAGTGAGCATCCCAATCACTTATTGAATCCTTCTAAAAGTCAGGTTTATCCTTGGGCCATACACCTTTTTGCTTTTCGGAATCTGATGTTCCCAGTAGTGCTGGGTCTCACCCGCCATCAGCAGAAAAGAGCCATGTTCCAGAAGTACTTCCCTTTTGACAGTTTTATCATGATAAAGCCGGAACTGGAAAATTCTTGATGCACCAAAACTGACCGAACCAATTGCCGGGTTCAATCCCAATTCAGGTTCATTGTCCCTGTGCCAGCCCATACTGTCCTGCCCATCTCTGTAGTAGTTGAGCAGCACATGGGTAAATTGGGTTTGTGATGCTTTATTAATATCATTTTTGATTTCCAAAAGGACTTCATTCCAGGGATAAGGCTTCATCTGAATTCCAGAATACCCATAATTCACACCGGGATTCCCATAAAATGCTGTCAATCTAGGCTGCATCACTTGCTTTCCAAACATCCAGATGGGCTCCTGCTTCCAACTGATTTCCTCTATCAACCTTTTCAGATACAGATCACTTTGTGCAGGAGAGAAAAAATTCTGATAATAGTATGCCTCTCCCTTTTCAGGTAAGATGTTTTTTCTTTCAAAATCCCCGAATAAATCCATAATCTTGTTAAACCCTATTTTGATCAAAAGGTTGGATATTGCGAGCTACCTATTGTTTTATTCCTTCTTTTACCTGAAATTATAAGCCAGAAACTTTTAAAAACCATTTTTAACCAATCAAAATTCCCATGAAAAAATTCATCACCATTGGTATCATTGCACTTGTTATTATCCTAACTGCAGTGGGGTACTGGCGCTATTACTTTGTCTTTAGCGAAGGAGTAAAAGGAGGTACTTTAAATTACTTTGAAAAGAAAGGTTATATCTTCAAAACGTGGGAAGGCCGGATCGTACAGGAAGGTTTCCAAAGCCCTACCGCCGGAGCCTTGCAAAGTAATGAGTTCAGGTTCAGCGCCAAAGGTGACGAAGTGGCCAAGCAACTGGAAAGAGCCGGAGGAAAGTTTGTGGAATT
This Cecembia calidifontis DNA region includes the following protein-coding sequences:
- the msrB gene encoding peptide-methionine (R)-S-oxide reductase MsrB; its protein translation is MKSLSKIFFSVILALFSLVPGSCTKAENKKEEQTKITSPEEYPGKKAFATFAGGCFWCIEAPFENVDGVIAVISGYAGGKEKNPTYEQVSSGKTSHREAVQITFDPDIISYSELLDIFWQQFDPTDEGGSFYDRGFQYSSAIFYHDNSQRDVAKASIQKLEEAKIFQKPIVTPLIKFSNFYPAEDYHQDYYKKNPSEYYAYRKGSGRDAFIAKHWPVKLEEKYKKPSDAELKKRLTKLQYDVTMHEATERAFQNEYNGNKEEGIYVCIVSGAPLFSSKDKYESYSGWPSFTKPIDARLLEKPTDVSFGMTRVEVRSKLGNSHLGHVFNDGPQPTNLRYCMNSAAMRFIPKKDMEKEGYGAWMWILN
- a CDS encoding alpha-ketoglutarate-dependent dioxygenase AlkB family protein; translation: MDLFGDFERKNILPEKGEAYYYQNFFSPAQSDLYLKRLIEEISWKQEPIWMFGKQVMQPRLTAFYGNPGVNYGYSGIQMKPYPWNEVLLEIKNDINKASQTQFTHVLLNYYRDGQDSMGWHRDNEPELGLNPAIGSVSFGASRIFQFRLYHDKTVKREVLLEHGSFLLMAGETQHYWEHQIPKSKKVYGPRINLTFRRIQ